The Brassica napus cultivar Da-Ae chromosome C7, Da-Ae, whole genome shotgun sequence genomic interval gattagagattaaatgtaacatgattttctagaaatatgtccattaggtctatttttaaaaaaaatacacatgaatcaaagttgtgacttctattttaatatataagaatattgATTATCGTGTGAGTAATAAAATATAGGATATTCTACGCATAAATTTCAAAGCTTGGAGATCAAGATCACATATTTATTTTTGCCGACACCTTCTCAAATGGTTTCCTACATTTGTCGaaacagaattacctaatatactTATATTTTCCATAACAACTAATTCATAATATCctctatataatatatttgatacCAGATTTACGATGAATATATCAATATCTACAATATAGGTAACCATAACAACAgattcttaatatatattttttttgaaaacaagaCATTCACatactcatattgactctgtaaaccaaatcggtaacTCTGCATatatgtgaacgacgaaagaccgTTGTtttctagcactgcgtgctaagctatccgcccgtTGGTTCTCCGTCCGAGGTATATAaacgatgtctgagttgaggaaacttCTTTGTAAAAACTTGATATCTTTCAGAtaactttcaaatgctggtcattcttctggttccgaaactatcttcaccaattgagaacatcTGTGGCAAACGTAACatgaaactgtcttaaattcttcatacatttcATTGCCCAAATCAAAACTTCCACCTCCGAATGAAGAAGTGAaagacatgcccttacattcctcgcccctaataaaccatcaaaacccggTAGGGTACTATACCAGCTTTGTCCTGAAAATAGTTCATTAtctttccatgaaccatctatAAAACACCAACGTCCTGAAGTTACTAATGGGGTTCTGGTCTCCACCTGAAGTTCCTTCTTTTGATCAGTGAGTACATGTGCCTCAacccaaagtgttgattccaaTTCTGCTAATTTAAATGTTTTCCTTGGGTCAATATCCAGGTTACTAAATACTTTATTATTCCGACATTTCCATatgtaccataatatccataCAAATTGATGGTCATCCATCTTTGGATTGACTCTccaaaaagatgatccatgttaCCAAAAAAAGACCTTACAGGAAAAAAATTAGGATTCGATGGTATTTTAGATAATGCCCACACTTGACGTGTTGGaggacatttaaaaaaaacatggtttattgattcctccgggTCTCCGCATCGAGCACAACATATgtctccttgtattcctctcGCCTTTAGTTTTTCATTACCCCTATACAACCTGAAAGGAGTTGCCATAAAAAAATGCTTAATCTTCGGCGGACACCGCACTTCCCAACAGAAGGCTTTAAGTAAATCCACTGTGGGCCCAAAAATttctggtggtttttccttatcaGGATAGACCCGTTCCACTTGATACCCTGATGTTACCGAATATTTCCGATTGTTAGTGAAATGTCATCCATTCCTATCTTCTATCTAATGTTTACTTAATGGgatactttcaataatttttacatcATGAGGATCCACCAAAGCCCTAATTGCAAGAAGGTTCCAAGTTTGGGATTCTGAGTTGATGAGGGAATCTACTGTGAGGTCCTGGTAACTGTGTTGAAGGTTTTTGTTTGCCGGTCTCGGGTGAGTGGCTGGGATCTAAGGATCATTCCATATCGAAATAAATGAACATGTTCCCACctttttaattagtcctttacaaaccaaaGGTCTAGCAGAtataatactcctccagccatatgacggggagTAAGAGCGGATCGGTTCTAGGGGTGAAGCATTCTTGTAGTACCGTCCTTTGAAAACTCTAGAAAAAAAGAGTATTTGGCTTTTCAATCAGCCTCCAcaattgctttccaagcatCGCCGTGTTAAAATCCATAAGATCCTTAAAACCTAGTCCACCATTGTCTTTAGGCACACATAccttatcccatgatttccaatgcatgtCTTTTGTGCTCCCTTCtgggctccaccaaaactgagctACTGCACTCATTAACTTCTTTATTGTAGCTTTTGGTAACCGATAAAAATAGACATCACATGTTTTGGCAGGGCTGTGACCACTGATTTAATAATCACCTCTTTTTCTCCTCTAGTAAAGAATTAAAAGTATATCCATTAACCCTATTATTCAAGCGATCTTGAACAAACTCAAACACATGTACCTTAGATCCTCCAAGGCTTTCGGACAACCCTAAATAAGATCTCATTCCTCCTAAATTCTGAATACCCAAAATATCTCTCATTTCTTGGCGACTGGATTCTTTGATCTTATGTCGAAATTGAATTGAGAATTTCTGGAAATTAATTTGTTGCCCTGAAACAGCCTTgtattcctttaaaatcctgAGAATGGTTTGACACTCTTCCTTATTTGCCTTGCAAAAGAAAAAGCTATCATCGGCAAATAGTAAATGAGAGATTGCTGGACAAGCTCTTGCTACCTTCATATCGGTTAATTGTTTCACTCTCTCCGCCTTCTTGATATTCATAATTAAAGCCTCAgaacacataataaataaataaggagacAAAGGGTTCCATTGACGTAAGCCCCGCTGGGAATTATAAGGCCTCGTGGCTGACCATTGAGAAGGACCCTATATTGAACCGAAGATATATATTCCAACATTAAGTTGATCCAACGAGGATCAAACCCCATTTTGTGAAGAAGAGCCTCAATAAAACTCCACTATATTCTATCATACGCCTTGTTCATATCTGTTTTAATCGCCATAAACTTATTTTGACATGACTTATTGGTTCTcagtccatgaaacatttcctgcgctataagaatattatccgatATTAACCTTCCTTCCACAAAAGCCGATTGTGTCTCCGATATTAGACGTGCGAGGCAAATTTTCAGTCGTTGACACAAAACTTTCGAAATAATCTTGTAACCCACATTACATAGACTTATCAGCCTCAGTTCCGTCATCTTTGTAGGCCTCTCTATTTTCGGAATCATACAAATATTCGTAATATTTAACCGTGGATCCATATCTCATGAAACCAAAAAAGTATTCACCATCTCGACTACATCCTTCTTAATAACATGCCAGAAATGCTGAAAAAATGGATGTCATTCCATCCGGACCTGGCGCTTTCTCCGGATGCATCATGAATAAAGCTTCTCGGACCTCATCCTCTGTTGCTATTCTCaataatatttgattcattTGGGGGGAAATAGACGGTACTATCTCTtccaaaaaactatcaaattctgTTGGAGTGGTAGTACTAAACATACCTTCAAAATAATCAACCGCTACCTTCTCAACTTCATTCTCCTCTGTTATCCAATTACCCATTTCATCATGGAGTCCCACAATTTTATTGCGGACCCTATGCTGCTTTGTTAGAGCATGGTAAAACTTGGTATTAAGATCTCCAGATGAGTGCCACATATTCCGACTTTTCTGATGCCAATATTCCTCCTCATCCTTATAAGCCTCTTGTAAGTTCCTGGAAACTTCAAGAATCTCTTCTTGTGATCTATTGTTATCTGTCTGAACTTCCACCAGTGCATGTTGAAGATCTTTAATTTTGTCCTTCCCATATGGCTTATTGTCTTTTCGCCATGAGGAAATTTCATGACgacaaatattaatttttgtaacaaagtCCTCATTTTGCCCTCCCTGGTTATTTGTCCAGCCTGTCACAATTGATTCCATAAGACTCTCCTGTCTGatccatctcttatcaaacCCGAACTGTCCCCTTTTTTTCCTTGAAAAATTATCCTCCAAAATAGCGACCACATGACGATGATCAGAGCCCACTAAACTCAAATATTCTGTGTAGGAACATGGGAAAAGCGTATGCGATTCCTCATTTGCCAAGGCCCGATCCAATCGACATCTGACCGTCACTGCACTTTTTCCTTTGCCTCTCCTTCCTTGCCATGAAAATTTATTACCTCGAGCCAGAATTTCTAGTAGTCCACTATTCTGTATCATATTGTTAAAAGGGATGAACGAAGTTGCACATCTTAGGGATCCCCCATCCTTCTCATGATTCCAGTGATCTCATTTAGAtctccaataataaaccaaggttCAGATCATGATAATCCGTACAGAGTTAGTCTCTCCCATACCTGTTCTCTTAACTTTTGTACCGGTTCCCCATAGACAAAAGTAAGAAAAACTTGTTTTTCTTTGACCACCGTTTCGATGTCTATCATTCTGTTGctagaatataaaattttaacttgaTACTCATTGTTATAAAAGAGGGCTAATCCACCGCTTCTCCCAGTTCGATCCACCGTAACCATACTATTCCACCGTAACCATACTATCTTAGCCAAAATGTGTTTGAAATCTTTATACGAAATCGAAATTCTGTTTCGTTTCAGACAAAACTAGAAATTTTGGTTTGTGTTGGTGTCATATCTCCCGAAGACAACTTATGGTCCAATGACTTCTGAGTCCTCTACAATTCCAGCTTAAAATCttcatatataacaaaatttatattgCTCTTTCGAGCCAGAAAATACAAGTTTAATGATACCCGATAATGTTTAACCTCAAATTCCATAACCACCATATTAGAATAACATTCAAATACTCACCAATGTTATGaacaatgtggattgctagaagccaaaggccaagaccgaggcccatagagagagagagagtcggcggcccaagaggagagagagtcggccgccCCATGTCTATCatgtttccatttatctttcatgtttatctttaggaggttttccttttcactctaggattatgatttggatactttccttttatctatccctttgtatcccctatataagggaacactttgattcagaGATAATAAGAACAATTGAACACGATTTCATCTcttgttcacaacacgttatcagcacgatagcctctgaaCCCTGAGACCAAAAAAAATCGAAACCTAGAAACCCAAAAGTCTAAGCCGGcgatccaaaaccaaaaccctaaacctaatatTGTCCCTTGTTCATCAAGAACCATCCTAGCTTCTCAGATCACGTTCCAGACCGAGAAGAACCGCAAACCAGCTCGCGATCAAACCCGAACCCCGCGACTGACCCGAGATGATCCAATCTCCGATTAGCGATCAGCCGAGACACCTCCAGCCGCGATCGACTccatccgcgacccgataggaggcagcagACGTCCGATCATCTCAGCTTGAAGTCTCTTCCATTCTCtggtggtccggttcataaTCCCCTACGAAACTAAGGTATAAACACAATCTGAGAACCTAGAACagtaagaaccctaattccatcattatggaaacaatgtcttgatgaaaccctaaaagaaactATGAGATTAAAATCGACAAGCCCTAGAACTAGAAACATGAATTGATTCCAATTAGAACCTGCTGTatgttgattgattgaatctgaatttgacaaaccctaatcaaggaatcgaaaaccctaaaccctaaaggaaACATGTAGCCGATTCTAAGATTGATCTTGATTGCTTGATTTGAATTGAGGTTTAGGATTGTTTAGATTGCTTGAATCAATCTGTCTGAACATGaaaatacttaaggccttgaaaccttaaacatAAGTTGATAGAACATTAAAGATTGAAACCTTAGGAATGCTTAAATCGTTTTGCACAAATCCGAACATGGTATTGCATTCACAACTGATTAAAACAAGATCGGCCAGCATATAGAAAACACTTGACCTCGAATCTGATTGCATTAAAACTCATATGGCCGTGTGGCATTAACCTTCCTGGTACATGTAGAATTGATTTTTAGGATTGATCGCACCATGGTAAATTTAGAATTGCATAACCGAACCTGATGATTGATCATAgagccgtgcggcttgtttgatagcaccatggtcgaATTAGAATTGTTTGAACATCATAAATGCGTAAGAcgtgttgtggccgagcttgcttaTATCATGCGGCCACGTGATCCCATTATGAATCTAATGTCTTGTATGATAATGTggatcagatgtcgaaaatagcaaacagagactatgcagccctgaatctctccggagacaattacttgcagtgggcgctagacacaaggattagtctaaaatccaagggactcggtgatactatcatcgagGACAGtaatgagaatgaaaagaatagATACAGGGCCATATGTTAtatgcgccatcatctcattgaaggtcttaAGGATCAGTACATGACGATTGAGAATCCATTGGATCTTTGGAATGCTTTAAAGcacagatatgatcaccaaaagatggtgttgcttccaaaggcaagGCACGATTGGATGCATTTCAGATTCATGGACtttaagtccgtggatgagtatAACTCAGCCTTGTTCAAAATCGTCTCAATACTAAGACTGTGTGGTGAAGAAGTGTCTGATGTGatgatgcttgaaaagacctaTACGACTTTCAATCAGTCGAATTCTGTATTGCAGCAGCAATATAGAACAAAAGGTTTTgccacatacactgatctgatctcctGTCTACTCTTGGCCGAGGCAAATAATGAGCTTCTCATGAAGAACAGTGGAGCTAGACCGGCCGGGACAGCACCATTACCCGAAGCCCATGACgttgaaaagaaagatcccaaagaaACCTACTACGCCCAAGACAACAGGAAACCATACGGTCATGGCCGTGGTGGGTACAGGGGGCGTAGGCGTGACAATCATAACGGTCGAGATAACTACTCAACCGGCCGAagaggaaaccacaataaccgtggtcgtggttccaattacggtCGGGGCCGAGGGATTTATGGCCGTGGacgaggtggcatatccaaaccatcttacacgtccaaGTCATTGTGTCACAGATGCGGGATGGACAATCATTGGGCCAAGAATTGCAGAACTCCAAAGCACTTGTGCgaactctatcaagagagtatcAAGAATaagaacccggaggcaaacatgatccaagaaaaAGGTCATGATGACAAAGGATATGGgtatgatgctgatgatgaatCCGACAGGGACAACAAAGATGACCAAATGGATTTTGAGACATCTGACTGTCTAAAGGACTAGtttttcgaatcacattgtcttattgctttatgtctttgatttggtgtttttattttatgaaatgacatttataataaaagttttaCAAAGTCTCTAAAGCCTAGTAAAATTTTACTTATAgaaatgaatgatgagatgagtatacttgtggtggatagtggcacaagtcatacgatccttagagacaaaaggtaTTTCATGAATCTCACATTGCAAAGTGCAAAGGTACAAACCATTGCGGGTGAGGccagcctgattgaaggtcacggccaggcctatgtgatgatgcccaaaggcactcacctagagatcaaaaccgccttgtattccccaagctctagaagaagcttattgagttttaAGGACATAAGGTTGAACGGTTTtcaccttgaaacatgggaagaaggaaacaaagaattccttaacataactttgatcaccaaaggcaataaaAAGATCCTAGAGACCATGCCCGCAATGTCCACTGGTCTTTACTATGCAAAGATCAGTATGGTCGAGGCAAATACCTCAgagctattcactttatggcataaccggcttggccatcccggaacagGAATGATGCGAAAACTGATGATGAATTCATTAGGGCACACGTTTAAAGGAGTAATCCCacgaaatctcacatgtgctgcatgtgcacaagggaaactcataactaggccatcaccagccaaggttaataaagaaaccttaaactttctggaaaggatcCAAGAggacatatgtggaccaatacacccaccttgtgggacgtttagatacttcatggtcctcattgatgcatcgaccagatggtcgcatgtatgTCTATTGTCCACTCGGAacctagcctttgcacggctgcttgctcagatgataaggctgagagcacaTTTTCCAGACTTTCCACtcaagactatacgtctagacaatgctggtgagttcacgtcccaggcgtttaatgaatactgtatgtccatgggggtaaaagtagaacactccgtggcacatgtccatacacagaacggcttggccgaatctttcattaaacgtatccagctgatagcccgtccattacttatgaagtctaaacttccggtatcagcatggggacatgcggttttacatgcaacggaactgattcgcatcaggccatctagtgagcatagatattcaccatcccaattacttacgggtcatgagccagacgtgtcccacatcaaaacatttggatgtgccgtctacgttccaactgctccaccacagagaactaagatgggaccgcagaggaggatgggaatatacgtaggatatgaatCCCCaagtattataaagtatcttgagccaacaaccggtgatttgtttaaggccagatacgaagactcacagtttgatgagtccacatatccgcccttagggggagataacagccggttgataacaaaagaaatagaatggtttagaccatcaacatcttggcaagatcctcggactaaagattgtgatttagaagtccaaaagataatacatcttcaagagctagctaatagactgccagatacatttgctgacccaaatagagtgacAATATCACAtatcccggcttgtaatgcacctgtAAGATTAgacgtccaagatggacaatgtcaagcggctacagagtctaagcaacgtttaaaacgtggtagaccaattggttccaaagacaaacagcctcggaaatccaagaaaggtgctggatccgagagcatcaaggaaaccgtccaggacatagaTGGACCGGTCGAGCCAACCATGACGGTTGAGCCGAGTGTACCGTccacacccgatgatccggTCGTTCCTCCaagtgaggtccgggacgctggACTTCACGGGACACCAGAGCCGGACaaccaagagatctctataaaccatgtgatgtctggaaaacaatggaacagaaaagatatcaacgttgatgatttatttgcatacaaggtagcacttgagatcatggataaagatgaggatctagaacccacgtccatacaagaatgcatgctaagatcggattggatcaaatggaaacaagctataaacgtggagttagaatcattgagaaagagaggcgtttttggccctataatcttgacacctagagatgtcaaaccagtgggatacaaatgggtctttgtaaggaagagaaatgagaaaggagaagtagtgagatacaaagcacggcttgtagcacaaggattctcacaaagaccaggaatagactatgaggaaacttattcccctgtggtggatgcgacTACATTGAGATATttaatcagtctggccgtgagaGAAAACATTGATttgcgcctaatggatgtagttaCAGCATACCTGTACGGACCACTGGACAACGAAATAcatatgagagttccagagggtattgagctcaaagataagaaaggttctcgagaacaacattgcattaagctgaacaaagctttatatggtttaaaacaatcaggtcgaatgtggtataacCGGCTATCCGAGTACCTAACCAAAGAGGGAtataagaacgatccaataagtccatgtatattcataaagaaattcgacaGCAAGGGCTATGTTATAATAtctgtctatgtggacgacctgaacataataggaacctctggagagatttcccaaacggtcgaatgtctaaagaaagaattcgaaatgaaagacttagggaaaactaagttctgtttgggattacagtttgagtataaagCAAATGGTGTTGTGAACgaagggtttgagactgaatattttcGTGTGTCTCTGTATCTTATTActcaatcaaagtgttcccttatataggggttacaaggaataggaaaaaggaaattatccaaaacctaatacaacatgaaataggaaaagatctaaaacagatAAATGGAAAACATCTAGATCTAAGGTCGGCCAAAGGATAGGCAGACTCTCTCTCCTCagccgccgactctctctcctcttggacacggcTGTGGTTGGGCCTGGTCGTGGCTGGGCCTGGTCGTGGCCTGAGAAgccatctcttcttgtcttggttaatggcaatccacaatgttcataacactcccccttggatgccataaccatacaggatttgtagtacgcttaatgttgcctcattaaaaccttatcaggaaaacccagtgggacaaaaccatgatgaaggaaaaagagtacaacacgcactactccccctgatgtgaacctcggtgtaggttctacatactacgcatcttgatgcgtgatctatcctgtctgtgtaggaagggagtaatcggccagtttcATTACTGCACCGTAATTAAGACCACTTAgacctcttaggtcgtttctcatgtcctttgacattgagtgtcccgtttgaagcatgtgtgctaagcaATGTGAACCACATTGTCCTCGGGAATCACATGTTGGTCtttgcaaaaacgtgtttgcatctgtccatagtctagacgtgacTGTCTACTTATCAAACTCCTTTACTTAGGTCGGACAGACCAAGTATTTATGGACAACATACTACATATGGTTTATCATTCGACCATGTTTCAATCTGGTCGATCTATGTCCAGGTCATAGACCTTGTCTATACATGTTCACTACTTGTTTCATGAGTGTTCATGATCAATCATT includes:
- the LOC106408196 gene encoding uncharacterized protein LOC106408196, whose protein sequence is MRHHLIEGLKDQYMTIENPLDLWNALKHRYDHQKMVLLPKARHDWMHFRFMDFKSVDEYNSALFKIVSILRLCGEEVSDVMMLEKTYTTFNQSNSVLQQQYRTKGFATYTDLISCLLLAEANNELLMKNSGARPAGTAPLPEAHDVEKKDPKETYYAQDNRKPYGHGRGGYRGRRRDNHNGRDNYSTGRRGNHNNRGRGSNYGRGRGIYGRGRGGISKPSYTSKSLCHRCGMDNHWAKNCRTPKHLCELYQESIKNKNPEANMIQEKGHDDKGYGYDADDESDRDNKDDQMDFETSDCLKD